Proteins from a genomic interval of Pseudomonas anuradhapurensis:
- the cysW gene encoding sulfate ABC transporter permease subunit CysW, translated as MSSSTLNATAAANAARRGSATSRRVLISLGWLVFALFLLLPLVIVVSQALKNGFGTFFEAILEPDALSALKLTLIAVAISVPLNLVFGVSAAWCVSKYTFRGKSLLVTLIDLPFSVSPVIAGLVYVLMFGAQGLFGPWLQDHDIQIVFALPGIVLATIFVTVPFVARELIPLMQEQGTQEEEAARLLGANGWQMFWHVTLPNIKWGLIYGVVLCTARAMGEFGAVSVVSGHIRGVTNTLPLHVEILYNEYNHVAAFSVASLLLIMALFILLLKQWSENRINRLRHSAAEE; from the coding sequence ATGTCCAGTTCAACCCTGAATGCAACCGCCGCCGCCAACGCCGCCCGCCGTGGCAGTGCGACGTCGCGGCGCGTCCTGATCAGCCTTGGCTGGCTGGTATTCGCGCTGTTCCTGTTGCTGCCGCTGGTGATCGTGGTGTCGCAGGCGCTGAAGAACGGCTTTGGCACATTCTTCGAGGCGATCCTCGAACCGGATGCGTTGTCGGCCTTGAAGCTGACCCTGATCGCGGTAGCCATTTCGGTACCGCTCAACCTGGTGTTCGGCGTCAGCGCCGCCTGGTGCGTGAGCAAATACACCTTCCGTGGCAAGAGCCTCCTGGTCACCCTGATCGACCTGCCGTTCTCGGTGTCGCCGGTGATCGCCGGCCTGGTGTACGTGCTCATGTTCGGCGCGCAGGGCCTGTTCGGGCCGTGGCTGCAGGACCACGACATCCAGATCGTGTTCGCCCTGCCGGGCATCGTCCTCGCCACCATCTTCGTCACCGTGCCGTTCGTGGCCCGTGAACTGATCCCGCTGATGCAGGAGCAGGGCACGCAAGAGGAGGAGGCTGCGCGCCTGCTCGGCGCCAATGGCTGGCAGATGTTCTGGCATGTGACTTTGCCGAACATCAAATGGGGACTGATCTACGGCGTGGTGCTGTGCACCGCGCGGGCCATGGGGGAGTTTGGCGCCGTGTCGGTGGTGTCAGGCCATATTCGCGGCGTGACCAACACCTTGCCGCTGCACGTGGAGATTCTCTACAACGAGTACAACCACGTGGCGGCCTTCAGCGTGGCCAGCCTGCTGCTGATCATGGCGCTCTTCATCCTGCTGCTCAAGCAGTGGAGCGAGAACCGTATTAACCGCCTGCGCCACAGCGCCGCGGAGGAATGA
- the cysT gene encoding sulfate ABC transporter permease subunit CysT, with amino-acid sequence MSRRISPVIPGFGLTLGYTLVYLSLIVLIPLAAMFVHAAQLTWEQFWNVISAPRVIAALKLSFGTALFAAIINGVIGTLLAWVLVRYTFPGRKVIDAMIDLPFALPTAVAGIALTALYAPSGWVGQFATELGFKIAYTPLGITLALTFVTLPFVVRTVQPVLADIPREVEEAAACLGAKPLQVFRHVLAPALLPAWLTGFALAFARGVGEYGSVIFIAGNMPMKTEILPLLIMVKLDQYDYTGATAIGVLMLVVSFILLLLINLLQRRIETP; translated from the coding sequence ATGTCACGCCGTATTTCCCCCGTCATACCCGGCTTCGGGCTGACGCTGGGCTACACCTTGGTGTACCTCAGCCTGATCGTGCTGATACCGCTGGCCGCCATGTTCGTGCATGCCGCGCAGCTGACCTGGGAGCAGTTCTGGAACGTCATCAGTGCACCGCGGGTGATCGCCGCGCTCAAGCTGAGTTTCGGCACCGCCCTGTTCGCCGCCATCATCAACGGCGTGATCGGCACCTTGCTGGCCTGGGTGCTGGTACGCTACACCTTCCCTGGGCGCAAGGTCATCGATGCGATGATCGACCTGCCATTCGCCCTGCCCACCGCCGTTGCCGGCATCGCCCTGACTGCCCTGTACGCGCCTTCGGGCTGGGTCGGCCAGTTCGCCACCGAGCTTGGCTTCAAGATCGCCTACACCCCGCTGGGCATCACCCTGGCCCTGACCTTCGTCACCCTGCCGTTCGTGGTGCGCACGGTACAACCGGTACTGGCCGACATCCCGCGCGAGGTCGAGGAGGCCGCTGCCTGCCTGGGCGCCAAGCCGCTGCAGGTGTTCCGCCATGTGCTGGCGCCGGCGCTGCTGCCCGCCTGGCTCACCGGTTTTGCCCTGGCCTTTGCCCGTGGTGTGGGGGAGTATGGTTCAGTGATCTTCATTGCCGGCAACATGCCGATGAAGACCGAGATCCTGCCGCTGCTGATCATGGTCAAGCTCGACCAGTACGACTACACCGGCGCGACCGCCATCGGCGTATTGATGCTGGTGGTTTCCTTCATCCTGCTGCTGCTGATCAACCTGCTGCAGCGCCGCATCGAAACCCCTTGA
- a CDS encoding sulfate ABC transporter substrate-binding protein, whose protein sequence is MSIRRYALAALASAVFAGSAIAKDYELLNVSYDPTRELYQQYNAEFIKHWQQAHPGDTLKIQQSHGGSGKQARAVIDGLRADVVTLALAGDIDEVAKLGKTLPADWQKRLPDASTPYTSTIVFLVRKGNPKGIKDWGDLVKKDVSVITPNPKTSGGARWNFLAAWAYGLKTGGSEDKAKAYVQELFKHVPVLDTGARGSTITFVNNGQGDVLLAWENEAFLALKEDGGADKFEIVVPSLSILAEPPVAVVDKNAEKKGNTEIANEYLKHLYSPAGQKIAAENFYRPRDAKVAAEFGKQFPKLELVTIDKDFGGWKTAQPKFFNDGGVFDQIYQAQ, encoded by the coding sequence ATGTCCATCCGCCGTTATGCGCTCGCCGCCCTGGCCAGTGCTGTTTTTGCCGGTTCCGCCATCGCCAAGGACTACGAACTGCTGAACGTGTCCTACGACCCGACCCGTGAGCTTTATCAGCAATACAACGCCGAGTTCATCAAGCACTGGCAGCAGGCTCACCCGGGCGACACGTTGAAGATCCAGCAATCTCATGGCGGCTCGGGCAAGCAGGCCCGTGCGGTGATCGACGGCCTGCGCGCCGACGTGGTGACCCTGGCCCTGGCTGGCGACATCGACGAAGTCGCCAAGCTTGGCAAGACCTTGCCCGCGGACTGGCAGAAGCGTCTGCCGGACGCCAGCACGCCTTATACCTCGACCATCGTGTTCCTGGTGCGCAAGGGCAACCCCAAAGGCATCAAGGATTGGGGCGACCTGGTCAAGAAGGATGTGTCGGTGATCACCCCCAACCCGAAGACCTCCGGCGGCGCCCGCTGGAACTTCCTCGCCGCATGGGCCTATGGCCTGAAGACCGGGGGAAGTGAAGACAAGGCCAAGGCCTACGTGCAGGAGCTATTCAAGCACGTGCCGGTGCTGGATACCGGCGCCCGTGGCTCGACCATCACCTTCGTCAACAACGGCCAGGGCGACGTGCTGCTGGCCTGGGAAAACGAGGCCTTCCTGGCGTTGAAGGAAGACGGTGGCGCCGACAAGTTCGAGATCGTCGTGCCCTCGCTGTCGATCCTGGCCGAACCGCCGGTGGCAGTGGTCGACAAGAACGCCGAGAAGAAGGGCAACACCGAGATCGCCAACGAATACCTCAAGCACCTGTACAGCCCGGCCGGGCAGAAGATTGCGGCCGAGAACTTCTATCGCCCGCGTGATGCCAAGGTGGCTGCCGAGTTCGGCAAGCAGTTCCCGAAACTGGAGCTGGTCACTATCGACAAGGACTTCGGTGGCTGGAAGACTGCACAGCCAAAGTTCTTCAATGATGGCGGTGTGTTCGACCAGATCTATCAGGCACAGTAA
- the oscA gene encoding sulfur starvation response protein OscA, which yields MSASLRSIDGQDEATILREIQSALRDLRFGAVEITVHNAQVVQIERKEKFRLQQPGNKTG from the coding sequence ATGAGTGCATCTCTGCGTAGCATCGACGGTCAGGACGAAGCCACCATTCTGCGGGAAATCCAGAGCGCCCTGCGCGACCTGCGCTTCGGCGCGGTGGAGATCACTGTGCACAACGCTCAGGTCGTACAGATCGAGCGCAAGGAGAAATTCCGCCTGCAACAGCCCGGCAACAAGACCGGCTGA
- a CDS encoding efflux RND transporter permease subunit: MKGSFNLSDWALKHQSFVWYLMFVALLMGIFSYFNLGREEDPSFTIKTMVIQTRWPGATQDETLYQVTDRIEKKLEELDSLDYTKSYTRPGESTVYVYLRDTTKAKDIPEIWYQVRKKIQDIRGEFPAGIQGPGFNDEFGDVFGSIYAFTADGLTLRQLRDYVEQARAEVRDVPNIGKIELIGTQDEVLYLNFSTRKLAALGIDQRQVMQALQSQNAVTPAGVIEAGPERISVRTTGQFASEKDLQTVNLKINDRFFRLADIADIERGYVDPPSPMFRYNGQTALGLAIGMKAGGNIQVFGAALKKRMDQVIEDLPIGVGVHTVSDQAVVVKQAVGGFTSALFEAVVIVLGVSFVSLGVRAGLVVACSIPLVLAMVFVFMEYSGITMQRISLGALIIALGLLVDDAMITVEVMVTRLEMGESKEQAATFAYTSTAFPMLTGTLVTVAGFVPIGLNASSAGEYTFTLFAVIAVALLVSWIVAVFFAPVLGVHMLSSNLKAHDAEPGRLGRAFEHGLLWCMRNRWLTIIGTVLLFALAIFCQRFVQNQFFPSSDRPEILVDLNLPQNASIEETRKVVDRFEARIKDDPDLVHWSTYIGQGAIRFYLPLDQQLQNPYYAQLVIVSKGFEERQGMMARLQKILHEEFVGIGTNVQSLEMGPPVGRPIQYRVSGANIDEVRKHAIELATLLDQNEHIGEMIYDWNEPGKVLRVEIAQDKARQLGLSSEDVANVMNSIVSGVQITQVNDNIYLVDVVARAQDSERGSPDTLQNLQILTPNGTAIPLLSFATVRYELEQPLVWRRDRKPTITIKASVNGDIQPTDLVAQLKPKIDEFASKLPVGFEVATGGTVEESAKAQGPIRKVIPLMLFLMATFLMIQLHSVQKLFLVVSVAPLGLIGVVLALVPTGTPMGFVAILGILALAGIIIRNSVILVTQIDEFEAQGFSPWDAVVEATNHRRRPILLTAAAASLGMIPIAREVFWGPMAYAMIGGIIVATLLTLLFLPALYVAWYKIREPQKNS, encoded by the coding sequence ATGAAAGGAAGCTTCAACCTGTCCGACTGGGCACTCAAGCATCAATCGTTCGTCTGGTACCTGATGTTCGTTGCGCTGCTGATGGGGATCTTCTCCTACTTCAACCTGGGCCGTGAGGAAGACCCGTCGTTCACCATCAAGACCATGGTGATCCAGACCCGTTGGCCCGGCGCGACCCAGGACGAGACCCTGTACCAGGTCACCGACCGCATCGAGAAGAAGCTCGAAGAACTCGACTCGCTCGACTACACCAAAAGCTACACCCGCCCGGGTGAATCCACGGTCTATGTGTATCTGCGCGACACCACCAAGGCCAAGGACATCCCGGAAATCTGGTATCAGGTGCGCAAGAAGATCCAGGACATCCGTGGTGAGTTCCCGGCAGGCATCCAGGGCCCGGGGTTCAACGACGAGTTCGGCGACGTGTTCGGCTCGATCTATGCCTTTACCGCCGACGGCCTGACCCTGCGCCAGCTGCGCGACTATGTGGAGCAGGCGCGGGCTGAAGTGCGTGACGTACCCAACATCGGCAAGATCGAGCTGATCGGCACCCAGGACGAAGTGCTGTACCTGAACTTCTCCACCCGCAAGCTGGCAGCCCTGGGCATTGACCAGCGCCAGGTGATGCAAGCCCTGCAATCGCAGAACGCGGTGACCCCGGCCGGAGTGATCGAGGCCGGTCCGGAGCGCATTTCCGTGCGTACCACCGGGCAGTTCGCCTCGGAAAAGGACCTGCAAACCGTCAACTTGAAGATCAACGACCGCTTCTTCCGCCTGGCCGACATCGCCGACATCGAGCGCGGCTATGTCGACCCGCCCTCGCCGATGTTCCGCTACAACGGCCAGACGGCGCTGGGCCTGGCTATCGGCATGAAAGCCGGGGGCAATATCCAAGTGTTCGGTGCGGCACTGAAAAAACGCATGGACCAGGTGATCGAGGACCTGCCGATAGGCGTTGGGGTGCATACCGTTTCCGACCAGGCCGTGGTGGTCAAGCAGGCGGTCGGCGGCTTCACCAGTGCGCTGTTCGAGGCGGTGGTGATCGTGCTCGGGGTGAGCTTTGTCAGCCTGGGGGTGCGCGCCGGGCTGGTGGTGGCCTGTTCGATCCCGCTGGTGCTGGCCATGGTATTCGTGTTCATGGAATACAGCGGCATCACCATGCAGCGTATTTCGCTGGGTGCGCTGATCATCGCGCTGGGCCTGCTGGTGGATGACGCGATGATCACCGTGGAGGTCATGGTCACGCGGTTGGAGATGGGCGAGAGCAAGGAGCAGGCGGCAACCTTCGCCTATACCTCCACGGCGTTCCCGATGCTCACCGGCACCTTGGTCACCGTGGCCGGGTTCGTGCCCATTGGCCTCAATGCCAGCTCGGCGGGCGAATATACCTTCACCCTGTTCGCGGTGATTGCCGTGGCCCTGCTGGTGTCGTGGATCGTGGCGGTGTTCTTTGCCCCGGTGCTAGGGGTGCATATGCTCAGCAGCAACCTCAAGGCCCATGATGCCGAGCCTGGAAGGCTCGGCCGGGCCTTCGAGCACGGCTTGCTGTGGTGCATGCGCAACCGCTGGCTGACCATCATCGGCACCGTGCTGCTGTTCGCCCTGGCGATCTTCTGCCAGCGCTTCGTGCAGAACCAGTTCTTCCCGTCTTCGGACCGCCCGGAAATCCTCGTCGACCTCAACCTGCCACAGAATGCCTCGATCGAAGAGACGCGCAAGGTGGTCGACCGCTTCGAGGCGCGGATCAAGGACGACCCGGACCTGGTGCACTGGAGCACCTACATCGGCCAGGGCGCGATCCGCTTCTACCTGCCCCTCGACCAGCAACTGCAGAACCCGTATTACGCGCAGTTGGTGATCGTCAGCAAGGGCTTCGAAGAGCGCCAGGGCATGATGGCGCGGCTGCAGAAGATCCTGCATGAGGAATTCGTCGGCATCGGTACCAACGTGCAGTCGCTGGAAATGGGCCCGCCGGTGGGCCGGCCGATCCAGTACCGGGTCAGCGGCGCCAATATCGACGAGGTACGCAAGCATGCCATCGAGCTGGCCACCTTGCTCGACCAGAACGAGCACATTGGCGAGATGATCTACGACTGGAACGAGCCGGGTAAGGTGCTGCGGGTGGAAATTGCCCAGGACAAGGCGCGTCAGCTGGGCTTGTCATCGGAAGACGTGGCCAATGTGATGAACAGCATCGTCAGCGGCGTCCAGATCACCCAGGTCAACGACAACATCTACCTTGTCGACGTGGTTGCCCGCGCCCAGGACAGCGAGCGCGGCTCGCCGGACACCCTGCAGAACCTGCAGATCCTCACGCCCAACGGCACCGCGATCCCGCTGCTGTCGTTCGCCACCGTACGCTACGAGCTGGAGCAGCCGCTGGTGTGGCGCCGTGACCGCAAGCCGACCATCACCATCAAGGCCTCGGTCAATGGCGACATCCAGCCCACCGACCTGGTGGCCCAGCTGAAGCCGAAGATCGACGAGTTCGCCAGCAAGCTGCCGGTGGGCTTCGAAGTGGCCACTGGCGGTACGGTGGAAGAGAGTGCCAAGGCGCAAGGCCCGATCCGCAAGGTGATCCCGCTGATGCTGTTCCTGATGGCGACCTTCCTGATGATTCAGCTGCACAGTGTGCAGAAGCTGTTCCTGGTGGTCAGCGTGGCCCCCTTGGGGCTTATCGGTGTAGTGCTGGCGCTGGTGCCTACCGGCACACCGATGGGCTTCGTGGCGATCCTCGGCATCCTCGCGCTCGCGGGTATCATCATTCGTAACTCGGTGATCCTGGTGACCCAGATCGACGAGTTCGAGGCTCAGGGCTTCTCGCCGTGGGATGCAGTGGTGGAAGCCACCAATCACCGGCGCCGGCCGATCCTGCTGACGGCGGCGGCCGCAAGCCTGGGCATGATCCCGATCGCCCGCGAAGTGTTCTGGGGGCCGATGGCCTACGCCATGATTGGCGGGATCATCGTGGCCACCCTGCTGACGCTGCTGTTCCTGCCGGCGTTGTATGTGGCCTGGTACAAGATCCGCGAGCCACAGAAAAACTCCTGA
- a CDS encoding efflux RND transporter periplasmic adaptor subunit → MKHLLMMVSAGMLLLGCSSEDEAPEPIRPVLSIKVEPQVQSQLGRFAGSIQARFESTLGFRVSGRIARRWLDVGAQVKPGDTLATLDPTDQQNQLRAAEGDLAKVQAQWINAQADARRQQQLYDRGVGAQAQLDIAQTNLKTTSAALEQARSAVSQARDQLDYSTLRSDHAAVITDWKAEAGQTVTAGQAVVTLARPDVKEAVIDLPIGLAEQLNKGLTFTVASQLDPTINTTASLRELEPQADATTRTRRARLSLASTPAAFHLGTAISVTLSSAVTPRSELPLSALLERDGKTQVWVIDPQQKTVATRDVALIDRTDQSIVLTSGVQPGERVVTAGVNSLKPGQKVTFDEDAQ, encoded by the coding sequence ATGAAGCACCTGCTGATGATGGTGTCGGCCGGCATGCTGTTGCTCGGCTGCAGCAGCGAGGACGAAGCGCCGGAGCCGATTCGGCCGGTGCTGTCGATCAAGGTCGAACCCCAGGTGCAGTCGCAGCTGGGCCGCTTTGCCGGCTCTATCCAGGCGCGTTTCGAAAGCACCCTGGGCTTTCGCGTATCTGGGCGCATCGCCCGGCGCTGGCTGGATGTGGGTGCCCAGGTGAAGCCGGGTGACACCCTGGCCACGCTCGACCCCACCGACCAGCAGAACCAGTTGCGCGCCGCCGAAGGCGACCTGGCCAAGGTGCAGGCCCAGTGGATCAACGCCCAGGCCGATGCCCGTCGCCAGCAGCAGTTGTATGACCGCGGCGTAGGTGCCCAGGCCCAGCTGGATATTGCCCAGACCAACCTGAAAACCACCAGCGCCGCATTGGAACAGGCGCGCTCGGCGGTCAGCCAGGCCCGTGACCAGCTCGACTACAGCACCCTGCGCAGCGACCATGCTGCGGTGATCACCGACTGGAAAGCCGAAGCCGGGCAAACCGTCACCGCCGGCCAGGCCGTGGTGACCCTGGCCCGGCCGGACGTGAAGGAAGCGGTGATCGACCTGCCGATCGGCCTGGCCGAACAGTTGAACAAAGGCCTGACCTTTACCGTTGCCTCGCAACTCGACCCGACCATCAACACCACGGCCAGCCTGCGCGAGCTGGAACCCCAGGCCGACGCCACCACCCGTACCCGCCGCGCCCGCCTGAGCCTGGCCAGCACACCCGCGGCGTTCCACCTGGGCACTGCCATCAGCGTGACCCTGAGTTCGGCGGTGACGCCACGCAGCGAGTTGCCCTTGAGCGCCTTGCTCGAGCGGGATGGCAAAACCCAGGTGTGGGTGATCGATCCGCAGCAGAAAACCGTGGCCACCCGTGACGTGGCCCTGATCGACCGCACCGACCAGAGCATCGTCCTGACCTCTGGTGTACAGCCCGGCGAGCGGGTGGTGACGGCAGGCGTGAACAGCCTCAAGCCTGGCCAGAAGGTGACCTTCGACGAGGATGCGCAATGA
- a CDS encoding efflux RND transporter periplasmic adaptor subunit has translation MTWLRPLSVVCLGLLYLLTGCSKEEVPETLPRVGVQQVQPTDFAARVTLTGDVQARVQTDLSFRVGGKIISRSVDVGDHVKANQVLARLDPKDLQNNVDSAKAEVFAAQARVTQSSAAFVRQQKLLPKGYTSQSEYDAAEAALRSDQSALKAAQAQLADANEQLSYTALVSEADGVITERQAEVGQVVQATMPIFSLARDGDRDAVFNVYESLLVAPPSDAGVIVSLLDDPKVKAHGFVREITPTVSAQSGTVQVKVGLRDVPPAMQLGAPVTATTNAEGRPSIELPWSALTKALHEPAVWVVGEGDKVELRKVEVSRYLTGRIVVAHGLKGGETVVVNGGQLLHPGMQVQKIDAKAKGGEL, from the coding sequence ATGACGTGGTTACGTCCGCTGTCGGTCGTTTGCCTGGGGCTGTTGTACCTGCTCACGGGCTGCAGCAAGGAAGAAGTCCCCGAGACACTGCCCCGGGTTGGCGTGCAGCAGGTCCAGCCGACTGACTTCGCCGCCAGGGTCACCCTGACCGGTGACGTACAGGCGCGGGTGCAGACCGACCTGTCGTTCCGCGTCGGCGGCAAGATCATTTCGCGCAGCGTCGATGTCGGCGACCACGTCAAGGCCAACCAGGTGCTGGCGCGCCTGGACCCGAAAGACCTGCAAAACAACGTCGACTCGGCCAAGGCCGAAGTGTTCGCCGCCCAGGCGCGGGTCACCCAGAGCAGCGCCGCTTTCGTACGCCAGCAGAAACTGCTGCCCAAGGGCTACACCAGCCAGAGCGAATACGACGCCGCCGAGGCCGCCCTGCGCAGCGACCAGAGCGCACTCAAGGCCGCCCAGGCGCAATTGGCCGATGCCAATGAACAACTCAGCTACACCGCCCTGGTTTCCGAAGCCGATGGCGTGATCACCGAGCGCCAGGCCGAGGTTGGCCAGGTGGTGCAGGCGACCATGCCGATCTTCAGCCTGGCCCGCGACGGCGATCGCGATGCCGTGTTCAACGTCTATGAGTCGCTGCTGGTGGCGCCGCCCAGTGATGCCGGGGTGATCGTCAGCCTGCTGGATGACCCCAAGGTAAAGGCCCATGGCTTCGTTCGCGAAATCACCCCGACGGTGTCCGCGCAAAGTGGCACGGTACAGGTCAAGGTCGGGCTCAGGGATGTGCCGCCGGCAATGCAGCTGGGCGCACCGGTGACCGCCACCACCAATGCCGAGGGGCGACCCAGTATCGAACTGCCGTGGTCTGCCTTGACCAAGGCGCTGCATGAACCAGCGGTGTGGGTGGTGGGTGAGGGCGACAAGGTGGAACTGCGCAAGGTCGAGGTCAGCCGGTATCTCACCGGCAGGATCGTGGTTGCCCATGGCCTGAAGGGAGGGGAGACCGTAGTGGTCAATGGCGGGCAATTGCTGCACCCCGGCATGCAGGTACAGAAGATCGATGCCAAGGCCAAAGGGGGGGAGCTATGA
- a CDS encoding REP-associated tyrosine transposase, which translates to MSRAQSHLLRRGRYSELGRLYLLTTVTHQRKPLFHDFHHARLVIHQLRKSDQEYACRSLAWVLMPDHLHWLIELKGTTLGTLMRRFKSRSSLVLHQAGVEHDPVWQPGYQDRALRREESTVHVARYIIANPLRAGLVRSIRDYPHWDAAWL; encoded by the coding sequence ATGTCGCGAGCTCAGTCTCACCTGCTTCGCCGCGGTCGCTATTCAGAACTTGGCCGGCTCTATCTGCTGACCACCGTCACCCACCAGCGCAAGCCGCTGTTCCATGATTTCCACCATGCCCGGCTGGTCATTCACCAACTTCGGAAATCTGACCAGGAATACGCATGCCGGTCTCTGGCCTGGGTGCTGATGCCCGACCATCTGCATTGGTTAATCGAATTGAAAGGCACGACGCTAGGCACTTTGATGCGCAGGTTCAAATCCAGGTCCAGTCTGGTTTTGCATCAGGCGGGGGTTGAGCATGATCCGGTGTGGCAGCCTGGATATCAGGACCGTGCACTGCGGCGGGAGGAGAGCACGGTGCATGTTGCCAGATACATTATTGCCAACCCCTTGCGAGCCGGCTTGGTCAGAAGCATCAGGGACTATCCACATTGGGATGCAGCCTGGCTTTGA
- a CDS encoding ABC transporter permease subunit, with amino-acid sequence MKRFSFSKLMLVLGLLFIYLPMLILVIYSFNASKLVTVWGGWSVKWYVGLLDNTQLMGSVMRSLEIACYTAVAAVALGTLAAFVLTRVTRFKGRTLFGGLVTAPLVMPEVITGLSLLLLFVAMAQMIGWPQERGIVTIWIAHTTFCAAYVAVVVSARLRELDLSIEEAAMDLGAKPWKVFFLITIPMIAPSLAAGGMMSFALSLDDLVLASFVSGPGSTTLPMEVFSAVRLGVKPEINAVASLILLSVSLVTFLVWYFSRQAEERRRKAIQQAIEEGAAANASQPQVKRPAQVAASA; translated from the coding sequence ATGAAGCGCTTCAGTTTCTCCAAGCTGATGCTGGTGCTCGGCTTGCTGTTCATCTACCTGCCGATGCTGATCCTGGTGATCTACTCGTTCAACGCCTCCAAGCTGGTGACCGTGTGGGGCGGCTGGTCGGTGAAGTGGTACGTCGGCCTGCTCGACAACACTCAGCTGATGGGTTCGGTGATGCGCTCGCTGGAGATCGCCTGCTACACGGCGGTGGCTGCGGTGGCGCTGGGTACCCTGGCGGCATTCGTGCTCACCCGTGTCACCCGCTTCAAGGGCCGCACGTTGTTCGGCGGCCTGGTCACCGCACCGCTGGTGATGCCCGAGGTGATTACCGGCTTGTCGCTGTTGCTGCTGTTCGTGGCCATGGCGCAGATGATTGGCTGGCCGCAGGAGCGTGGCATCGTCACCATCTGGATCGCCCACACCACGTTCTGTGCGGCGTATGTGGCGGTAGTGGTGTCGGCACGCCTGCGTGAGCTGGACCTGTCGATCGAAGAAGCGGCGATGGACCTGGGTGCCAAGCCGTGGAAGGTGTTCTTCCTGATCACCATCCCGATGATTGCGCCGTCGCTGGCGGCGGGCGGCATGATGTCGTTCGCGCTGTCGCTGGATGACCTGGTACTGGCCAGCTTCGTGTCCGGCCCGGGTTCGACTACCTTGCCGATGGAAGTGTTCTCGGCGGTGCGCCTGGGTGTGAAACCGGAAATCAACGCCGTGGCCAGCCTGATCCTGCTGTCGGTGTCGTTGGTGACCTTCCTGGTCTGGTACTTCAGCCGCCAGGCCGAAGAACGTCGCCGCAAGGCGATTCAGCAGGCGATCGAAGAGGGTGCGGCAGCCAATGCTTCGCAGCCGCAGGTCAAGCGCCCGGCGCAGGTGGCTGCTTCGGCCTGA
- a CDS encoding ABC transporter permease subunit, translating into MPEGRHLVIGVPFIWLFLFFMLPFFIVLKISFAEADVAIPPYTEIYSYVEDKVQLVLNLANYGLLTEDELYISAYLGSLKMAFFSTLLCLLIGYPMAYAIANAKKETQTVLLLLIMMPTWTAILIRVYAWMGILSNNGLLNGFLLWIGLIDQPLQILNTNLAVYIGVVYSYLPFMILPLFANLVKHDPSLLEAASDLGSSTFNSFWKITVPLSKNGIIAGCMLVFIPVVGEFVIPELLGGPETLMIGKVLWQEFFNNRDWPVASALAVVMLAILIVPILLFNRSQAKEMEGRA; encoded by the coding sequence ATCCCGGAGGGGCGGCACCTGGTGATCGGCGTGCCGTTCATCTGGCTGTTCCTGTTCTTCATGCTGCCGTTCTTCATCGTGCTGAAGATCAGCTTCGCCGAAGCCGACGTGGCGATCCCGCCCTACACCGAGATCTACAGCTACGTCGAGGACAAGGTCCAGCTCGTGCTCAACCTGGCCAACTATGGCCTGCTGACCGAAGACGAGCTGTACATTTCGGCCTACCTGGGTTCGCTGAAGATGGCCTTCTTCAGCACCCTGCTGTGCCTGTTGATCGGCTACCCGATGGCCTATGCCATTGCCAATGCCAAGAAGGAAACCCAGACGGTCCTGCTGTTGTTGATCATGATGCCGACCTGGACTGCGATCCTGATCCGCGTCTACGCCTGGATGGGCATCCTCAGCAACAACGGCCTGCTCAATGGCTTCCTGCTGTGGATCGGGTTGATCGACCAGCCGCTGCAGATCCTCAACACCAACCTGGCGGTCTATATCGGCGTGGTCTACTCGTACCTGCCGTTCATGATCCTGCCGCTGTTCGCCAACCTGGTAAAGCACGACCCGAGCTTGCTCGAGGCTGCCTCGGACCTGGGTTCGAGCACCTTCAACAGCTTCTGGAAGATCACCGTGCCGTTGTCGAAGAACGGCATCATCGCCGGCTGCATGCTGGTGTTCATCCCGGTGGTGGGTGAGTTCGTGATTCCGGAACTGCTTGGCGGCCCGGAAACCCTGATGATCGGCAAGGTGCTGTGGCAGGAATTCTTCAACAACCGTGACTGGCCGGTGGCGTCCGCGCTGGCGGTGGTGATGCTGGCGATCCTGATCGTGCCGATCCTGCTGTTCAACCGCAGCCAGGCCAAAGAAATGGAGGGCAGGGCATGA